A stretch of DNA from Mycobacterium senriense:
ACCTATAGGCGGGCTCGGCGCTTGACGGCGCGGCGGGACGTCCGTGAACGAAATAAACTGACCTAAGTTGGCCATCTTTACTTGTGGACTGGTTCTGATCCGGATTGATTGATAAACAATATGGTGAAGGTGTGTGGCCGGTATCGATGCGGCGAGGCTGCCGCGCCGAAGCCGTGCGTCGGTGTGGGCAGGCAAACAAATCCTGCGGAGCGGGCGCGGCGTCCCGTCGGCCACCAGTGCGGCGACCGGTGATGCGGAGGATGGCAAGTGGCCGTTAGGGTTTCGCCGGTGTCGGGCGAGACGTGGTGAACAGGGAGCTGGCAATGTCGAACAACATCACCTGGCACGAACACCAGATAAGCCGCGCCGAACGCGAAAGACTCAACGGTCACAAGGGCTGCGTCATCTGGTTCACCGGCCTGAGCGGAAGCGGCAAGAGCACGGTGGCCAACGTCGTCGAGCAGAAACTCTACGAGCGGGGCATTCGCAGCTACCTGCTGGACGGGGACAACGTCCGCTATGGACTCAATGCCGGCCCGGACCTTCTCGAGGAGCGCCACGGGGCCGAGTTCGCGAAGCGGTTCGGCCTGGGATTTTCCGCCCAGGATCGGGAGGAGAACATCCGCCGTATCGGCGCGGTCGCGAAGCTGTTCTGCGAGTCCGGCACCATCGCGCTGACGGCGTTCATCAGCCCGTACGTGCGTGATCGCGACGCCATCCGGGCCACCCTGAACGACGGCGATTTCCAGGAGATCTTCATCGACACCCCGATCGAGATCTGCGAGCAGCGTGATCCCAAGGGGCTCTACAAGAAAGCCCGCGCCGGCGAGATCAAAGGGTTCACCGGAATCGACGATCCCTACGAGGCTCCGGCGCAGCCCGAGCTGCGGCTCGACGGCGGCAACAAGGACGCGGACACGTTGGCCGAGGAAGTGATCGCCCATCTCGAGCGGGCGGGCGTCATCTCGGCCCGGGTCCGGCGAGACGCTTAGCGGACGGCCCCCAATGACGGCGTCGGGAGCCGTCCACGGGCCAGCGCTGATTACCGAAACGAGGTCACGTTCATGAGCTACCAAGGCCATAACGGGAAGCCGATCGTGGAACGAGTGTCCACCGAGAATGCGGCGGCCCAGATCGAAGGGCTGCCGCGCATCCCGATCCCGAAAGCCACCGCGCATGAGGTGATCAGCCTGTCCTACGGGTTCTTCACCCCGCTAACCGGATTCATGGGCTGGCGCGAAGTGGATGGCACGCTGGACAACTTTCAGCTGCCAGACGGCTCGCTGTGGAGCATCCCGATCGTCTTCGATCTCTCCGCGGACGATGTCGAAAAGTACGGGGTGAGGGTGGGCGAACGCGTCGTCCTGGAGTATCTCGATGCCCCGATGGCGATCTTCGAGGTCTCCGAGATCTACCAATACGATCTGGAGCGGATGGCCGAAAAGACCTACGGCACGACCGATCCCCGGCACCCGGGCGTCAAGAAGACGCTGGCTTATGCGGATCGGTTCATCGGCGGCGACATCACGCTCATCAACGAGCCGGTGTTCAATGAACCCTTCAAGAGCTTCTGGCTCACGCCGCGCCAGCACAAGGATGCGCTGGCGAAAAAGAACTGGGTGCGCGCCGTCGCCCATCAAACGCGCAACGTTCCGCACACCGGCCACGAAGCCCTGATGAAGCAGGCGTGGCTGGCCGCGAACGAGGACCAGCCCGTCGACAATCTGAACACCGGCGTGCTGGTCAATGCCATCATCGGCCAGAAACGCGTCGGCGACTACATCGACGAGGCAATCCTGTTGGCGCAGAACGAGTTGCGGACCAGTGGGTATTTCCGCGAGGACGTCCATCTGGTGTCGTTCACGCTGTGGGACATGCGCTACGCCGGGCCCCGCGAGGCCATCTTCCACGCGATCCTGCGGACGAACCTCGGCTGTACGCATCACATGTTCGGGCGAGACCACGCCGGCGTCGGCGATTTCTACCACCCCTACGATTCCCAGAACATCCTCAAGCAACACCGCAGCGAGTTGGGCATCAAACCGGTCTTCCTGCGCGAGAACTGGTACTGCCCGGTGTGCCAGGAGGTCACCAACTCGGCCCTGTGCGGTCACGACGACCAGTCACAAAGCTTCAGCGGCAGCCTGATTCGAAGCATCCTGACCGACGAGGTCAAGCCGACCCAAAAGGTGATGCGGCACGAGGTTTTCGAAGTCGTGATGGACAGCGCCGCCAAGTACGGCCAGGGCTCGCCGTTCGTCACCGAGGAATATCTGAAGGACAGATTGCCGGTCTTTACGCTGAACCAGTTGGAGAACTCATGAGCAACGGCGAGAAGAGGATCAAGGTCAACGTCTGGATCAACGAGGAACGGCTGGAGGCGCTGGCGAATGCCGGAATGGCGGACCGGGCGATCGAGGCGTTCGCCGGCATGAAGCTACTCGAGATCTACACCACCGACGACCAGAAAGACATTTTGCTGCAGCGCTTTCCAGGGTCGAAGTATGACTCGGCCACCACTCGCTCGATCGAGCTGCTGCCCAAGCAGGTCAAGGACAGGCTGCTCGAACTGTCCATCAAGATGCACTCCACCGGTCCCGACGTGGTGGGTCACTTCCTGGACGAAGCCCAGACGGCGAACAGCCAGTAGGCCCGGCCGGGGGGCGAGCGGGTCAACGACTTTCCAGCACCCGCAACCCCAGCGCAAACAGCAGCCGCACCTCGGGATCGGCCAGCGACGCCGACAACACTTTTTCGATGCGTCGCACCCGGTAGCGAACCGTATTCGGATGCACGCGCAACGCTTGTGCGGCCGCCGCGATGTCGCCGAACGCGTCCAGATAGACCCGCAACGTCTCGGCGAGCACCGGCTCGTCGTCGCGCAGCGCCACGATCCGCGGATCGATCAATCGCTCGTCGCTGCCGACCAGGGTCACGATCTCGTCAAGCAGCACGGCGGTACGCGCTTCGGCCAGCGACGTCACCTGCCCGAACGAAATCGGGTGCCGCTCAGCGCTGTCCAGTACGCGGTCCACCTCGGTGCGCGCCGCGGCAATCCCGGCCAGGCCGGCGACCGGTGCGGCGATGGCCGCCCGTAGCTGCACCC
This window harbors:
- the cysC gene encoding adenylyl-sulfate kinase codes for the protein MSNNITWHEHQISRAERERLNGHKGCVIWFTGLSGSGKSTVANVVEQKLYERGIRSYLLDGDNVRYGLNAGPDLLEERHGAEFAKRFGLGFSAQDREENIRRIGAVAKLFCESGTIALTAFISPYVRDRDAIRATLNDGDFQEIFIDTPIEICEQRDPKGLYKKARAGEIKGFTGIDDPYEAPAQPELRLDGGNKDADTLAEEVIAHLERAGVISARVRRDA
- the sat gene encoding sulfate adenylyltransferase, translating into MSYQGHNGKPIVERVSTENAAAQIEGLPRIPIPKATAHEVISLSYGFFTPLTGFMGWREVDGTLDNFQLPDGSLWSIPIVFDLSADDVEKYGVRVGERVVLEYLDAPMAIFEVSEIYQYDLERMAEKTYGTTDPRHPGVKKTLAYADRFIGGDITLINEPVFNEPFKSFWLTPRQHKDALAKKNWVRAVAHQTRNVPHTGHEALMKQAWLAANEDQPVDNLNTGVLVNAIIGQKRVGDYIDEAILLAQNELRTSGYFREDVHLVSFTLWDMRYAGPREAIFHAILRTNLGCTHHMFGRDHAGVGDFYHPYDSQNILKQHRSELGIKPVFLRENWYCPVCQEVTNSALCGHDDQSQSFSGSLIRSILTDEVKPTQKVMRHEVFEVVMDSAAKYGQGSPFVTEEYLKDRLPVFTLNQLENS
- a CDS encoding DUF6955 family protein — translated: MSNGEKRIKVNVWINEERLEALANAGMADRAIEAFAGMKLLEIYTTDDQKDILLQRFPGSKYDSATTRSIELLPKQVKDRLLELSIKMHSTGPDVVGHFLDEAQTANSQ